The following are encoded in a window of Paenibacillaceae bacterium GAS479 genomic DNA:
- a CDS encoding MFS transporter, DHA2 family, multidrug resistance protein, which translates to MYGFKRWLILAVVSSALLLIVMDSTILYTALPSLTYDLGASASEKLWILNGYSLVMAGLLPAMGTLGDRYGHKKIFALGLLVFTATSLLAAFAPTPSVLVVARILLAVGASMMMPATLSIIRMTFTNPRELGLAIGIWAAIASGGAGIGPIIGGLLVEHYWWGAAFLINVPIAILALVLTLVYVPSHEGNKDTKWDLIGSAQIMIALVAIVFAIKEFAKREGSPALAAISAVIGIVAMIIFIRRQLKSSNPLLDLSLFKLSPFTAGCITAVVGLFGQLGIQYVITQRLQLVEGLSPFQAGLIMISIPGAALIAGPVAGKMMVRYNVIRIKSISLLLAAVGTAIYLFQYDAGMMGQIIGLAFLGLGLGASMTAASHSIMSSAPPEKAGMAASIEEVAYEVGGAAGIAIIGSLSGLIYSLNMVIPQGLQVPANVKDSLDEALIAAEGLPTGASEALIVAGRTAFDDSFIVILMGLAIFFAVASLSIGLIGARSKQKMAEE; encoded by the coding sequence ATGTACGGATTTAAACGGTGGCTCATTTTGGCCGTCGTATCCAGCGCTCTTTTGCTCATTGTTATGGATTCGACGATTCTTTATACCGCTTTACCCAGCTTAACTTATGATCTTGGCGCATCGGCGTCGGAGAAATTATGGATTCTGAACGGCTATTCGCTTGTTATGGCAGGTCTGCTCCCGGCGATGGGCACGCTTGGGGATCGTTACGGCCACAAAAAAATATTCGCTCTTGGTCTGCTTGTTTTTACGGCAACCTCGCTGTTGGCCGCTTTTGCTCCGACTCCGTCTGTATTAGTAGTCGCAAGGATTCTCCTTGCTGTTGGAGCGTCCATGATGATGCCTGCTACTTTGTCCATTATCAGAATGACTTTTACTAATCCGCGCGAGCTTGGACTAGCGATCGGAATCTGGGCGGCTATCGCCTCTGGAGGAGCGGGAATTGGCCCAATCATAGGCGGATTGTTGGTGGAGCACTATTGGTGGGGAGCCGCCTTTTTGATCAACGTTCCTATAGCCATCTTGGCGTTGGTGTTGACCTTGGTGTACGTTCCAAGTCATGAGGGCAATAAAGATACAAAGTGGGATCTTATCGGCTCCGCCCAGATTATGATCGCTTTGGTTGCGATTGTTTTTGCCATAAAAGAATTTGCCAAACGCGAAGGTTCCCCGGCGCTTGCTGCGATTAGCGCTGTTATCGGAATTGTCGCCATGATCATCTTTATTCGTCGTCAGCTCAAAAGCTCCAACCCGCTGCTTGATCTTTCACTCTTTAAACTATCTCCTTTTACGGCAGGATGTATTACAGCTGTCGTCGGCCTTTTTGGACAGTTGGGCATTCAGTACGTCATTACCCAGCGGCTTCAATTAGTGGAAGGATTGAGCCCTTTTCAAGCCGGATTAATTATGATAAGCATACCGGGGGCAGCTCTTATTGCTGGACCTGTGGCCGGAAAAATGATGGTTCGTTATAATGTCATCCGCATCAAAAGCATATCGCTTCTGCTTGCGGCTGTAGGGACGGCCATTTATCTCTTTCAATATGACGCCGGCATGATGGGGCAAATTATCGGTCTGGCATTTCTCGGATTAGGTTTGGGAGCAAGTATGACGGCAGCTTCTCACTCCATTATGAGCTCCGCGCCGCCTGAAAAAGCAGGGATGGCCGCATCAATTGAAGAAGTAGCGTATGAAGTCGGGGGTGCAGCCGGAATTGCAATCATCGGAAGTTTGTCAGGTCTGATTTACTCGCTCAACATGGTAATTCCGCAAGGGCTTCAAGTTCCCGCCAATGTCAAAGACAGCCTCGACGAAGCACTTATTGCAGCGGAAGGACTGCCCACTGGGGCATCCGAGGCCTTAATCGTGGCCGGGCGCACCGCTTTTGACGATTCCTTTATTGTTATCTTGATGGGACTAGCTATATTTTTTGCAGTAGCCTCGTTAAGCATCGGTCTGATAGGAGCTCGTTCAAAACAAAAAATGGCTGAGGAGTAA
- a CDS encoding Transposase, whose translation MKLDSEQILQISKGDKEIAAFITMLTQTIEQQARQIEQQTVQIEQQTRRIQQLETRVKDLERQLGQNSKNSSKPPSSDGLRKPTSLRKSGGKKGAPPGHEGHTLRFSDAPDEIMEHGVSTCGSCHHSLEDAAVIGYTKRQVFDLPAPRIVITEHQAQRKACPHCKCITQASFPSEIKAPVQYGSGRVAMTTYLHGMQLLPLDRISQLLHDLKGLRPSESTLLNWIQGMSEAMEPLLTQIQERLMEAAVVHTDETGFRVEGRGHWLHVISNPFWTLLGVDPRRGKQAIEAIGFLPIYSGIVVHDCFSTYFNAEYRFKHALCNAHLLRECLGIEAYDGQEWARLIRVFQQESWELVKESRATGISLEEQIVNDMERRYDDILAEGRQEWTQANPLVPASGRGRAKKSKAANLGERFQLHKEAILRFIRDARVPFDHNQAERDIRMAKVKIKISGAFRTLDNAEHFARIRSIISTLGKQRYPILAFAYRGQFVF comes from the coding sequence GTGAAGCTAGATTCAGAACAAATCTTGCAAATCAGCAAGGGAGATAAGGAAATAGCTGCATTCATCACGATGCTGACCCAAACGATTGAGCAACAAGCCAGGCAAATTGAGCAACAGACGGTGCAAATCGAGCAACAAACGAGACGAATCCAGCAGTTGGAAACAAGAGTGAAAGATTTAGAAAGGCAACTCGGTCAAAACTCGAAAAACAGCAGCAAACCCCCTTCCAGCGATGGACTGCGCAAGCCAACCAGCTTACGTAAATCCGGTGGAAAAAAAGGAGCTCCACCGGGTCATGAAGGGCATACACTTCGCTTCAGCGATGCCCCTGATGAGATCATGGAGCATGGGGTCTCTACCTGTGGCTCTTGTCACCATTCGCTGGAGGACGCGGCGGTTATCGGTTATACGAAACGTCAGGTATTTGACTTGCCTGCTCCACGAATCGTCATCACCGAGCATCAGGCTCAGAGAAAAGCCTGTCCCCACTGCAAATGCATCACACAAGCTTCGTTCCCGAGCGAGATCAAGGCACCTGTTCAATATGGATCCGGTAGGGTCGCCATGACGACGTATTTGCACGGAATGCAGTTGTTGCCCCTTGATCGCATCAGCCAGTTGCTTCACGACCTTAAGGGATTGCGTCCCAGTGAGTCGACGCTGCTGAACTGGATTCAGGGCATGTCGGAGGCCATGGAGCCCTTGCTTACCCAAATCCAGGAGCGACTCATGGAAGCAGCTGTCGTCCATACGGATGAAACCGGATTCCGGGTCGAGGGACGCGGCCATTGGCTGCACGTGATTTCAAACCCGTTCTGGACGTTGCTCGGGGTCGATCCCCGCCGGGGCAAACAAGCCATAGAGGCGATTGGCTTCCTGCCGATTTATTCCGGAATTGTCGTCCACGACTGTTTCAGCACCTATTTCAATGCGGAATACCGCTTTAAGCATGCCTTATGCAATGCTCATTTGCTCCGGGAATGTCTCGGTATTGAGGCGTACGACGGGCAGGAATGGGCGAGGCTGATCCGTGTATTTCAGCAGGAGAGCTGGGAGCTGGTCAAGGAATCCCGAGCAACCGGAATTTCGCTTGAAGAACAGATCGTGAACGATATGGAACGGCGTTATGACGACATTCTGGCAGAAGGCCGTCAAGAATGGACACAGGCCAATCCCTTGGTGCCTGCCTCCGGCAGAGGCCGTGCCAAAAAGAGCAAAGCCGCCAACCTGGGCGAACGATTCCAGCTTCATAAAGAAGCGATTCTTCGCTTTATTCGCGATGCGCGTGTTCCTTTTGACCATAATCAGGCCGAACGGGATATTCGGATGGCGAAAGTTAAAATCAAGATATCCGGTGCTTTTCGAACCCTGGATAATGCGGAGCACTTTGCCCGCATTCGCAGCATCATTTCAACGCTTGGCAAACAACGCTATCCTATCCTCGCTTTTGCTTACCGTGGGCAGTTCGTATTTTAA
- a CDS encoding putative ABC transport system ATP-binding protein, protein MSFIKLNEVNKYFEVGDRKSILTDISLQIQSGEMVSIMGPSGSGKTTLLNILGLLDRPTSGFYYLDELDTNQFNDKERAFARNEKIGFVFQSFNLINELSALENVKLKYQFYNLHSKKRVSHKEAIKRSKDALQLVGLEEHFNKRPLQLSGGQQQRVAIARAIVNHPTFILADEPTGALDSETAEGVMDIFKQLNQAGKTIIVVTHNTDVANLCDRIIQLKDGSIT, encoded by the coding sequence ATGAGCTTCATCAAGCTAAATGAAGTCAATAAATATTTTGAGGTCGGGGACAGAAAGAGTATTTTAACAGATATATCTCTGCAAATACAAAGCGGAGAAATGGTTTCCATTATGGGACCTTCGGGATCAGGGAAGACAACATTACTGAACATTTTAGGTCTTCTCGATCGTCCTACTAGCGGTTTCTATTATTTAGATGAATTAGATACCAATCAGTTTAATGATAAAGAGAGGGCGTTTGCGAGAAATGAGAAGATAGGTTTTGTATTCCAGAGTTTTAACTTAATTAATGAATTGTCTGCGCTGGAGAATGTTAAGTTGAAATATCAATTTTATAATTTACACAGTAAAAAAAGAGTGAGTCATAAAGAGGCAATAAAAAGAAGTAAAGATGCGCTGCAATTAGTAGGTTTAGAAGAGCATTTTAATAAGAGACCTTTACAACTTTCAGGAGGACAGCAACAAAGAGTGGCGATTGCTCGTGCAATCGTGAATCATCCAACGTTTATCTTGGCTGATGAACCAACCGGAGCGCTCGACTCAGAGACGGCAGAAGGAGTTATGGATATATTTAAACAATTAAATCAAGCTGGTAAGACAATCATTGTTGTTACACACAATACGGATGTTGCGAATCTTTGTGATCGTATTATTCAGTTAAAGGATGGATCGATAACTTGA
- a CDS encoding Protein N-acetyltransferase, RimJ/RimL family has translation MNSWTGSKIRLRPIAPEDWELFHDNDQDLEGARAADMIFFPRSEEATRIWAEKKAEQEPEEDNMSLAIETLEGELVGAINSHHCDQRFGSFQYGIALFRPHWRKGYASDAVLVLLRYFFHELRYEKATAHVYSFNEASMKFQKSLGFQLEGRLREQMFTNGRRHDELIYGMLRREFDQLYPPS, from the coding sequence ATGAACAGCTGGACAGGCAGCAAAATTAGGCTAAGGCCGATTGCTCCCGAAGATTGGGAGTTATTCCATGATAATGACCAGGATCTAGAAGGTGCCCGAGCGGCGGACATGATCTTTTTCCCACGTTCGGAGGAAGCCACCAGGATCTGGGCTGAAAAGAAGGCCGAGCAGGAACCCGAAGAGGATAATATGTCGCTGGCAATCGAGACGCTGGAGGGGGAGCTGGTCGGTGCAATAAATTCGCATCATTGTGATCAGCGCTTCGGTAGCTTTCAATACGGAATCGCCTTGTTCCGCCCCCACTGGCGCAAAGGATATGCATCCGATGCGGTGCTAGTGTTGCTTCGATACTTTTTTCACGAGCTGCGCTATGAAAAGGCGACCGCTCATGTATACAGCTTCAACGAAGCGTCTATGAAATTCCAAAAATCGCTAGGCTTCCAGCTGGAAGGTCGGCTGCGTGAGCAGATGTTTACCAATGGCCGACGCCATGATGAACTGATCTACGGCATGCTGCGCCGGGAGTTCGACCAGCTCTATCCGCCAAGTTAA
- a CDS encoding ABC-type transport system, involved in lipoprotein release, permease component, protein MLIVIGFFIGSLVMSLGTSAAKESMEYIKDQKGGDPEQQLDIFLSDEGEWNQKDTENIVERISEFGEIQLLSLESRKLDQYGDTFPVVPVLFYEEENWHIPLVSGKYFSTKDMEEKKIILGKSIAEKHKIQLGDQLEMAGVSFTVIGIGGRSTRETSWEHAIYMPWKSYRDLYGDFFLKEKNAVSIRLKSGKDQFEQVSKEFTEMANLKGIQLIYKEVNDVDSSSLRNTLVITTVSTVLIYTIAIINIVYLMLYWVMERRREIGIFKAIGANNRYIAKVIVLELLLMSVIGGSLAVLMQYLMMILFSGPLIKAGISIQVSWLNLFSALGVSLFFGMISSISPIIKVIRLDPIHVIHLK, encoded by the coding sequence ATGCTAATCGTTATTGGTTTTTTTATTGGTAGCTTAGTTATGTCACTTGGAACAAGCGCGGCTAAGGAATCAATGGAATATATAAAGGATCAAAAGGGTGGAGATCCTGAACAACAATTAGATATTTTTTTATCTGACGAGGGTGAATGGAATCAAAAAGATACTGAAAATATAGTTGAAAGAATAAGCGAATTTGGAGAAATACAGCTTCTTAGCTTAGAGAGTCGAAAGCTGGATCAGTACGGTGACACGTTTCCCGTCGTGCCGGTGTTATTTTATGAGGAAGAGAATTGGCATATTCCACTTGTGTCAGGGAAGTACTTTTCGACAAAAGACATGGAAGAGAAAAAAATTATACTTGGTAAGAGTATTGCCGAAAAGCATAAGATTCAATTAGGCGATCAATTAGAAATGGCAGGAGTATCTTTTACCGTTATTGGTATTGGTGGACGTTCAACAAGAGAAACTTCATGGGAGCATGCTATATATATGCCTTGGAAAAGTTATCGTGATCTATACGGTGATTTTTTCTTGAAAGAAAAAAATGCTGTTAGCATTCGTCTGAAAAGTGGGAAAGATCAGTTTGAACAGGTTAGTAAAGAATTCACAGAGATGGCGAATCTGAAAGGGATTCAATTGATTTATAAGGAAGTTAATGATGTAGATAGTAGTTCATTACGAAATACACTTGTTATAACCACAGTTTCTACAGTACTCATCTATACGATAGCGATTATAAATATTGTTTATTTGATGTTATATTGGGTGATGGAGCGAAGGAGAGAAATTGGTATTTTTAAAGCTATAGGTGCGAATAACAGATATATTGCAAAAGTTATTGTGCTTGAATTGTTGTTGATGTCTGTCATTGGCGGATCACTAGCTGTTTTGATGCAGTATTTAATGATGATACTTTTCTCTGGACCTTTAATTAAGGCGGGGATTTCTATCCAAGTATCTTGGCTGAATTTATTTTCTGCGCTGGGAGTATCGTTGTTTTTTGGAATGATTTCATCGATATCTCCAATTATAAAAGTAATACGGCTTGATCCGATTCATGTAATTCATCTTAAGTGA
- a CDS encoding group II intron reverse transcriptase/maturase: protein METKLARIAEMASVDPKLRFTSIGHFIDAVALMESHRTMETGKATGVDGVTKETYEANLEANVENLVKRIKQKSYRPKPARRTYIPKDEKSTRPLGIPAYEDKLVQHALKRVLEAIYEQDFMDFSYGFRPNRSMHDALKRLNAIMERGPINYVVDADIKGFFNHVDHEWLMKFLELRIGDLNIHRLVRRMLKAGIQEEGEYEPTEEGTPQGSVVSPMLANVYLHYVLDLWFEVAVKKQCRGQAEIIRFADDFVCCFQYKEDAERFYAALRTRLGKFNLSLAEEKTKIIEFGRFTETNRKKRGEGKPETFTFLGFTHYGSKSQKGMFRVKRKTSGKKFKQKVKAMKTWIKANRHMEQKMFLKTLRAKLAGHYRYYGITDNFEMVHAYYDITINLMLKWLNRRSQKKSFTKERFFEVLKNFKLPKPRVYVNIYDMPKL, encoded by the coding sequence ATGGAAACAAAATTAGCAAGAATAGCAGAGATGGCAAGTGTGGACCCTAAGCTGCGGTTTACTTCAATCGGACATTTTATCGATGCGGTAGCATTGATGGAAAGTCATAGAACAATGGAGACCGGGAAAGCAACAGGAGTCGACGGAGTCACGAAAGAGACGTATGAAGCGAATCTGGAGGCAAACGTAGAGAATCTGGTAAAACGAATAAAACAGAAAAGCTACAGACCGAAACCGGCCAGACGAACCTACATCCCGAAGGATGAGAAAAGTACGCGCCCGCTTGGTATTCCTGCTTACGAGGATAAGCTGGTGCAACACGCGCTGAAGAGAGTGCTCGAAGCCATTTATGAACAAGACTTCATGGACTTCTCCTATGGATTTCGCCCAAACCGAAGCATGCACGATGCATTGAAACGTCTGAACGCAATCATGGAAAGAGGACCGATCAATTACGTGGTGGACGCCGACATTAAAGGCTTCTTTAATCACGTCGATCATGAATGGTTGATGAAGTTTCTCGAACTACGGATCGGTGATCTCAATATCCATCGCCTCGTCAGGCGTATGTTGAAAGCCGGCATACAAGAGGAAGGCGAGTACGAGCCCACCGAAGAAGGAACCCCGCAAGGTTCAGTCGTGTCGCCAATGCTTGCAAACGTGTACCTGCACTATGTACTGGATCTCTGGTTTGAAGTGGCGGTGAAGAAACAATGCAGAGGTCAGGCTGAAATCATACGCTTTGCTGATGATTTCGTATGCTGCTTCCAATACAAAGAAGATGCAGAACGATTCTATGCCGCGCTTCGAACGAGGTTAGGAAAGTTTAATCTGAGCCTAGCGGAAGAGAAGACAAAGATCATCGAATTTGGACGTTTTACGGAGACAAACAGGAAAAAGCGTGGAGAAGGGAAGCCGGAAACATTCACCTTCCTGGGATTCACCCACTACGGTTCCAAAAGCCAGAAAGGTATGTTTCGGGTTAAACGCAAAACAAGCGGAAAGAAATTCAAACAAAAGGTTAAAGCGATGAAAACATGGATCAAGGCTAATCGTCATATGGAACAGAAGATGTTTCTTAAAACGCTCCGGGCCAAACTGGCAGGGCACTACCGATATTATGGAATTACGGATAATTTCGAGATGGTACACGCCTATTATGATATAACGATTAACCTGATGCTGAAATGGCTAAATCGCAGAAGCCAGAAAAAGAGTTTCACGAAGGAGAGATTTTTCGAAGTCTTAAAGAACTTCAAGCTGCCCAAACCGCGCGTCTACGTTAATATCTACGACATGCCAAAGCTGTAA
- a CDS encoding DNA-binding transcriptional regulator, MerR family — translation MPDSSNRYITISQLAKISGVTKHALLHYDDIGLLKPEFINASGYRYYSYRQSYILDIISVLKKAGSSLQEIKSFIQNRNAINLIELFKQKQQELEMEQLRIGRMQNILKNAIHMTEKSMEAFREVPSFEECEAEYLIATPLERGTEEEFNAKLSEHRSYCEEHFIYHEFPIWATYSKASLESGIFSWGYIANKLQEPISGERMITKPKGLYAVMDYKGSYESTPEAYFILKEYIERNGMKIIGDVYVVDMLTYFSEIDPDSFVVRVFIEVSV, via the coding sequence ATGCCGGATAGCAGCAACCGCTACATCACGATCAGCCAACTAGCCAAAATAAGCGGAGTAACCAAGCATGCCCTGCTTCATTACGATGACATCGGTCTCTTAAAGCCCGAATTCATTAATGCCAGCGGTTACCGTTATTATTCGTACCGACAATCCTACATATTAGATATTATTAGTGTGCTTAAAAAGGCCGGAAGTTCCCTACAGGAAATAAAGAGTTTTATCCAGAATCGAAACGCCATAAATCTAATTGAGCTATTCAAACAGAAGCAACAGGAACTGGAGATGGAGCAGCTTCGAATTGGCCGGATGCAAAATATATTAAAAAATGCCATTCATATGACGGAGAAATCTATGGAGGCGTTTCGGGAAGTTCCATCCTTTGAGGAATGTGAAGCGGAGTATTTAATCGCGACTCCACTCGAGCGGGGTACCGAAGAGGAGTTTAACGCCAAACTAAGCGAACATCGAAGCTACTGCGAAGAACACTTTATCTATCATGAATTTCCGATTTGGGCGACTTACAGCAAAGCAAGTCTTGAATCCGGCATTTTTTCCTGGGGGTATATAGCCAATAAGCTTCAGGAGCCAATTTCGGGAGAAAGAATGATTACCAAGCCTAAAGGGCTTTATGCAGTTATGGATTATAAGGGCTCTTACGAGAGCACTCCCGAAGCTTATTTCATCCTCAAAGAGTACATCGAGCGCAACGGAATGAAAATAATCGGGGATGTGTATGTAGTGGATATGCTCACCTATTTTTCAGAGATCGATCCCGATAGCTTTGTCGTTCGGGTCTTCATAGAGGTTTCAGTTTAG
- a CDS encoding FtsX-like permease family protein has protein sequence MIRLIYQSVSNKKNQFFLLVVQFTIGFSALLFGLGCVFNIMEYKKTIESLSPLDAVHAYIDEDNYLFDNEKGLESKYIRVFERLKKEGLVKKIGIFETMYVYDDISSQELKNESRLYVLNDDSLAMSNLHLNKGSLEPLLNYKSSMDYVPVIVSASFKTKYKVGQTYLLYYMDAQKNEYTKKKIKVVGMLDSSTRFWSGGATYISENITNNKKFILAPQFKPFELPMSYAYNSLFQLPENKKNKDGLIEISSVFKSSGLNAKYSLLKDEINAYNERRKIVTISTTVFASILLLLALLGSIGAILASISTRYKDFGIFYSIGFTKMNIIRLVIGEVVSVFLISFILSVLILKLLLSTLLIDEALTINFFVIFISFAIMITCIVISAIVPFVKLKNIEPIELIKGANG, from the coding sequence TTGATAAGACTTATTTATCAATCAGTTTCAAACAAAAAGAATCAATTTTTTTTGTTGGTGGTACAGTTTACTATTGGTTTTTCTGCATTACTATTTGGATTGGGTTGTGTGTTTAATATAATGGAGTATAAAAAAACTATTGAATCTCTAAGTCCACTTGATGCAGTTCATGCTTATATTGATGAGGATAACTATCTTTTTGACAATGAAAAAGGTCTTGAAAGTAAATATATCAGGGTTTTCGAGAGATTGAAGAAGGAAGGGTTAGTAAAAAAAATCGGAATATTTGAGACGATGTATGTTTATGATGATATCAGCTCGCAAGAACTAAAAAATGAATCGCGTTTGTATGTTCTTAATGATGATAGTTTAGCAATGTCAAATCTCCATTTGAACAAAGGTTCATTAGAGCCATTACTGAATTATAAAAGTTCTATGGATTATGTACCGGTTATCGTTAGTGCCTCATTCAAAACTAAATATAAAGTCGGTCAGACATATTTGTTATATTATATGGATGCTCAAAAGAATGAATATACAAAAAAGAAAATCAAGGTAGTTGGGATGTTGGATTCTTCTACTCGCTTTTGGTCTGGTGGTGCTACTTATATTAGTGAAAATATCACCAACAATAAAAAGTTCATTTTAGCACCTCAATTTAAACCATTTGAATTGCCTATGTCATACGCATACAATTCCTTATTTCAACTGCCTGAAAACAAAAAAAATAAAGATGGCTTGATAGAGATTTCCTCGGTGTTTAAAAGCAGCGGTTTAAATGCAAAATATTCCCTCTTGAAAGATGAAATAAATGCATATAATGAACGTAGGAAAATAGTTACTATAAGCACTACAGTATTTGCTTCTATTTTGTTGTTGCTGGCTTTGCTAGGAAGTATCGGCGCCATTTTAGCCAGTATATCCACGAGGTATAAAGACTTTGGGATTTTCTATTCTATTGGATTTACCAAAATGAATATAATCAGGCTGGTTATCGGTGAGGTAGTGTCAGTTTTTCTCATCTCTTTTATTTTGTCTGTTCTTATTTTAAAACTCCTGCTCTCGACTTTATTGATTGATGAGGCACTGACAATTAATTTTTTTGTTATATTCATTTCATTTGCAATAATGATAACCTGTATTGTTATATCGGCTATCGTTCCATTTGTCAAACTCAAAAATATTGAACCAATCGAACTGATTAAAGGAGCGAATGGATAG
- a CDS encoding glutamate-1-semialdehyde 2,1-aminomutase produces MSYTSDSSFSIPGASRARSEQLYGEALQHIVGGVNSPSRSFKAVGGGAPVFMKRGQGAYFWDVDGNQYIDYLCAYGPIITGHAHPHITEAISRAAASGVLYGTPTELEIHMARMLKDAIPSLDKVRFVNSGTEAVMTTIRVARAYTGRNKIIKFAGCYHGHSDLVLVAAGSGPSTLGIPDSAGIPQSIASEVITVPFNDIPALKAALERWGDETAAVMVEPIVGNFGMVMPHPGFLEELCRLTREAGAIVIYDEVITGFRFHYGTAQTFGAFPDQAAIEPDLTALGKIIGGGLPIGAYGGRKEIMEQVAPLGPAYQAGTMAGNPASIASGIACLEVLQEPGIYDRMNKLAAGLADGLADLASRHGIPLTVNRIRGAFSTHFCDHPITDYEQAQDTDGEQFAQFFRLMLERGICLAPSKYEAWFLTTAHTEEDIARTLEAAASAFSEMAR; encoded by the coding sequence ATGTCCTATACATCCGACTCATCCTTCTCCATTCCCGGCGCGTCCCGCGCCCGCTCAGAACAGCTGTACGGTGAGGCTCTTCAACATATCGTCGGTGGCGTCAACAGCCCGAGCCGCTCTTTCAAAGCTGTCGGCGGCGGCGCGCCCGTTTTCATGAAGCGCGGCCAAGGCGCCTATTTCTGGGATGTCGACGGGAACCAATATATCGATTATTTGTGTGCGTACGGCCCGATCATTACCGGTCATGCACATCCACATATTACCGAAGCAATCAGTCGCGCGGCCGCAAGTGGCGTGCTGTACGGCACACCGACAGAACTGGAAATCCATATGGCTCGCATGCTTAAAGATGCCATTCCATCGCTCGACAAAGTCCGCTTTGTCAACTCCGGCACCGAAGCGGTCATGACGACGATTCGTGTCGCGCGCGCCTACACGGGCCGCAATAAAATCATCAAATTCGCCGGCTGTTACCACGGCCATTCCGATCTTGTGCTCGTTGCAGCAGGCTCCGGGCCTTCCACGCTGGGCATTCCAGACAGCGCCGGCATCCCGCAGAGCATCGCCAGCGAAGTCATTACCGTTCCGTTCAACGATATTCCCGCGCTGAAAGCCGCCCTTGAACGCTGGGGCGACGAGACTGCAGCCGTCATGGTAGAGCCGATTGTCGGCAACTTCGGCATGGTTATGCCGCATCCAGGCTTCCTTGAGGAGCTATGCCGTCTCACCCGCGAAGCCGGAGCCATCGTCATTTATGACGAAGTCATCACGGGTTTCCGCTTCCACTATGGCACCGCCCAGACATTCGGCGCGTTCCCTGACCAAGCAGCGATTGAGCCTGATCTCACGGCGCTTGGCAAAATCATCGGCGGAGGCCTGCCGATCGGCGCCTACGGCGGCCGCAAGGAAATTATGGAGCAGGTCGCGCCGCTCGGCCCGGCTTATCAAGCTGGCACGATGGCTGGCAACCCAGCCTCCATCGCAAGCGGCATCGCTTGCCTCGAAGTTCTGCAGGAGCCAGGCATATACGACCGTATGAACAAACTTGCCGCCGGTTTAGCGGACGGGCTTGCCGATCTGGCTTCCCGCCATGGCATTCCGCTGACGGTGAACCGGATTCGCGGAGCCTTTTCCACGCATTTCTGCGATCATCCGATCACGGACTACGAGCAGGCGCAGGACACCGACGGCGAACAGTTCGCCCAATTCTTCCGCCTTATGCTGGAGCGCGGAATCTGCTTAGCTCCGTCAAAATACGAAGCTTGGTTCCTGACAACCGCCCATACGGAGGAAGACATCGCCCGCACGCTGGAAGCGGCGGCATCTGCTTTTTCCGAGATGGCTCGCTGA